From the genome of Ictalurus furcatus strain D&B chromosome 4, Billie_1.0, whole genome shotgun sequence, one region includes:
- the lyve1b gene encoding lymphatic vessel endothelial hyaluronic receptor 1b — translation MMSRVCSALCSLLSLALCTTSLDLSQIQVYPENGGISEVFIAQLKDQPYSFNAITAIDVCRSLGVSIATRAQVETAQTNGLQTCRYGWVMEKVAVIPRKEKNPVCGQNKVGIIVWATSPNRLFDVFCYNSTATTSTTPNMTTVSDGKTDAKTTSSSFFLSTQFNKNFLGSSPSPQPISTGFNTSVIPTIFSSTVTPMTTKSSQTSPHSTSLTTAGYHSSISSSFSTSFYSTNTFSHPFTNFSSVTISTNETDKQPPSGKGFFFGAVSMACVILLVVLLMMAVTGAVWYFKIKQPHRLSPWKRICHKDM, via the exons ATGATGTCCAGAGTATGTTCAGCTTTgtgttctcttctctctctggcGCTTTGCACAACCAGTCTAGATCTCAGCCAGATCCAAG TTTATCCAGAAAATGGTGGAATCTCTGAAGTATTTATAGCCCAGCTCAAGGACCAACCATACAGCTTCAATGCCATTACAGCTATAGATGTATGCAGAAGTCTGGGTGTTAGTATAGCTACTCGTGCTCAAGTGGAAACTGCGCAGACCAATGGCTTACAGACTTGCAG ATATGGTTGGGTTATGGAGAAAGTAGCTGTTATTCCTCGAAAGGAGAAAAATCCAGTCTGTGGCCAAAATAAAGTTGGAATCATTGTTTGGGCTACTTCTCCTAACCgattatttgatgtgttttgctACAATTCAACAg CAACAACATCAACCACCCCAAATATGACAACGGTGTCTGATGGGAAGACGGATGCTAAAACAACCTCCTCATCGTTCTTTCTGTCAACTCAGTTTAACAAAAACTTCCTTGGTTCATCCCCATCTCCACAACCCATTTCCACTGGTTTCAACACCTCTGTGATACCTACAATATTTTCTTCCACAGTCACCCCTATGACCACAAAGAGCTCTCAAACATCACCACATTCTACCTCCCTAACAACTGCTGGATACCATTCATCCATTTCCTCCTCATTTTCTACTTCCTTCTATTCTACAAATACTTTCTCACATCCATTTACTAACTTTTCATCTGTAACCATTTCAACTAATGAAACAGATAAGCAACCCCCTTCTGGAAAAGGATTTTTCTTTGGAG CAGTGTCCATGGCATGTGTCATCCTTCTTGTGGTGCTCCTGATGATGGCAGTAACAGGAGCAGTTTGGTATTTCAAGAT taaacaGCCACACCGTCTTTCTCCATGGAAAAGGATTTGCCACAAAGATATG
- the rnf141 gene encoding RING finger protein 141 isoform X1: MGQQISGQAAMGKLPEKLLKHAGLVRDSSYLTYEEFLAHIAELNEVTAKLAIGQPKHLLFEVQPGSDASALWKVAVRIVCTKINKEDGMVEASRIMNLYQFIQLYKDITSQAAEVLAAEGSMECSSGQLFSAGSCQASMWMGRVKQLTDEEECCICMDGKADLILSCAHSFCQKCIDKWSGRNCPICRIQLTAANEPWVMSDAPTEEDIASYILNLADEAGHPHRP; encoded by the exons ATGGGCCAGCAAATCTCTGGTCAGGCTGCGATGGGCAAGCTTCCCGAGAAGCTACTCAAACATGCCGGATTAGTGCGGGATAGTAGCTATCTCACCTACGAGGAGTTTCTGGCCCATATAGCAGAGCTGAATGAAGT AACTGCTAAGCTGGCAATTGGCCAACCAAAGCATCTCCTCTTTGAAGTTCAGCCCGGATCTGATGCGTCTGCTCTGTGGAAAGTGGCTGTAAGGATAGTGTGCACTAAG ATAAATAAGGAGGATGGTATGGTGGAAGCGTCACGCATTATGAACCTGTATCAGTTTATTCAGCTCTACAAAGACATCACCAGCCAAGCAGCTGAAGTGCTGGCAGCAGAGGGCAGTATGGAGTGTTCCTCTGGACAACTTTTCTCTGCAGGCTCCTGCCAGGCCAGCATGTGGATGGGCAG GGTGAAGCAGCTGACGGATGAGGAAGAGTGCTGTATCTGTATGGACGGAAAAGCAGATCTTATTCTGTCTTGTGCTCACAGCTTCTGTCAGAAATGTATTGATAAGTG GAGTGGTCGAAACTGTCCTATCTGCCGGATCCAGCTGACGGCTGCCAATGAACCATGGGTAATGTCTGACGCGCCTACAGAGGAGGACATAGCCAGCTACATTCTCAATCTAGCTGATGAGGCTGGCCACCCTCACAGACCTTAA
- the rnf141 gene encoding RING finger protein 141 isoform X2, with amino-acid sequence MGQQISGQAAMGKLPEKLLKHAGLVRDSSYLTYEEFLAHIAELNEVTAKLAIGQPKHLLFEVQPGSDASALWKVAVRIVCTKFIQLYKDITSQAAEVLAAEGSMECSSGQLFSAGSCQASMWMGRVKQLTDEEECCICMDGKADLILSCAHSFCQKCIDKWSGRNCPICRIQLTAANEPWVMSDAPTEEDIASYILNLADEAGHPHRP; translated from the exons ATGGGCCAGCAAATCTCTGGTCAGGCTGCGATGGGCAAGCTTCCCGAGAAGCTACTCAAACATGCCGGATTAGTGCGGGATAGTAGCTATCTCACCTACGAGGAGTTTCTGGCCCATATAGCAGAGCTGAATGAAGT AACTGCTAAGCTGGCAATTGGCCAACCAAAGCATCTCCTCTTTGAAGTTCAGCCCGGATCTGATGCGTCTGCTCTGTGGAAAGTGGCTGTAAGGATAGTGTGCACTAAG TTTATTCAGCTCTACAAAGACATCACCAGCCAAGCAGCTGAAGTGCTGGCAGCAGAGGGCAGTATGGAGTGTTCCTCTGGACAACTTTTCTCTGCAGGCTCCTGCCAGGCCAGCATGTGGATGGGCAG GGTGAAGCAGCTGACGGATGAGGAAGAGTGCTGTATCTGTATGGACGGAAAAGCAGATCTTATTCTGTCTTGTGCTCACAGCTTCTGTCAGAAATGTATTGATAAGTG GAGTGGTCGAAACTGTCCTATCTGCCGGATCCAGCTGACGGCTGCCAATGAACCATGGGTAATGTCTGACGCGCCTACAGAGGAGGACATAGCCAGCTACATTCTCAATCTAGCTGATGAGGCTGGCCACCCTCACAGACCTTAA
- the ampd3b gene encoding AMP deaminase 3b isoform X1, translated as MDPNALTKMRRKATPLHKQQTTPSVLGKDMPRQFQKMSFSEMDEQVKRLAEKVFASALKEENTRDAMSMFTVPEDCPIGLHQAKERELLKGLAEEHSEESIKRKKSFKLIRSQSISLQIPGASEWAMSVVGPLFTPETSKTPFPSNVPEFQRVTISGDYCAGITVEDYEQASKSLLKALLIREKYARLAYHHFPRITAKFIRSASDDTWNEDDDVLPDSTPCPSEGEDPYSMEDIPQNLDYILKMKDGIIYVYDDAEALSKDKPHSLPYPDMETFTIDMTHVLAMIADGPTKTYCHKRLNFLMSKFYLHEMLNEMAELKELKCVPHRDFYNVRKVDTHIHAAACMNQKHLLQFIQDTCNTEGDRVVMEKDGKKLTLKQVFQNLHMDPYDLTVDSLDVHAGRQTFHRFDKFNSKYNPVGASELREIYLKSDNYINGEYFARLLKEVAHGLEESKYQYAEPRLSIYGRSASEWESLAKWFIQQKLYSPNLRWMIQVPRIYDIFRSKKIIPNYAKMLENIFLPLYEATVNPQKHKEIHVFLKYVTGFDSVDDESKHSDHMFSFKSPKPEEWTTEENPPYSYYLFHMYSNIMVLNNLRRERGLCTFQFRPHCGEAGSITHLVSAFLTADNISHGLNLKFSPVLQYLYYLAQIPIAMSPLSNNSLFLEYSKNPLREFLHKGLCVSLSTDDPLQFHYTKEALMEEYAIAAQLWKLSTCDVCEIARNSVLQSGISHQEKKHFVGENYLQDGPEGNDIRRTNVAQIRMAYRHETLCNELSFLVDAVKTESTLTGQTV; from the exons ATGGACCCAAATGCACTAACCAAGATGAGGAGAAAGGCGACTCCTCTGCACAAGCAGCAGACTACGCCGTCTGTTCTGGGCAAGG ACATGCCGCGGCAGTTCCAGAAGATGTCCTTTAGTGAGATGGATGAGCAGGTGAAGCGGCTAGCTGAAAAGGTGTTTGCATCCGCACTAAAAGAGGAGAACACCAGAGATGCCATGTCTATGTTTACCGTGCCTGAGGACTGCCCCATCGGCCTCCATCAGGCTAAGGAGAGAGAGCTGCTCAAAGGGCTGGCTGAGGAACATTCTGAAGAGAGCATCAAAAG GAAGAAGAGTTTTAAGCTGATCCGCTCCCAGTCTATATCTCTTCAGATCCCCGGTGCGTCTGAGTGGGCCATGTCTGTGGTTGGTCCTCTCTTCACCCCAGAGACATCTAAAACTCCTTTCCCAAGCAATGTTCCAGAGTTCCAGAGAGTCACCATCAGTGGAGACTACTGTGCAGGG ATCACAGTTGAAGACTATGAGCAGGCATCAAAAAGCCTGTTGAAAGCATTACTCATAAGGGAAAAATATGCCCGTCTGGCATACCACCATTTTCCCAGAATTACTGCCAAGTTTATAAGGAGTGCCAGTGATGACACATggaatgaagatgatgatgttttGCCAG ATAGCACTCCCTGCCCAAGTGAGGGTGAGGACCCATACAGTATGGAGGACATCCCTCAGAACTTGGACTACATCCTGAAAATGAAGGATGGCATCATATATGTGTATGATGATGCGGAAGCTTTGAGTAAAGACAAACCACACAGTTTACCATACCCTGACATGGAGACCTTCACTATTGACATGACTCATGTCCTTGCCATGATTGCTGATGGACCAAC GAAGACATATTGTCACAAAAGGCTTAACTTCCTTATGTCCAAGTTCTACTTGCATGAGATGTTAAATGAGATGGCAGAGCTGAAGGAATTAAAGTGTGTTCCACACAGGGACTTCTACAATGTCAGGAAG GTGGACACCCACATCCATGCAGCAGCCTGCATGAACCAAAAGCACCTGCTCCAGTTCATCCAGGACACATGTAATACAGAGGGAGATCGAGTGGTGATGGAAAAGGATGGGAAAAAGCTCACACTAAAGCAGGTGTTTCAAAATCTCCACATGGACCCTTACGATCTCACAGTGGATTCGCTGGATGTCCATGCT GGCAGGCAAACGTTCCATCGTTTTGACAAGTTTAATTCCAAATACAACCCAGTAGGTGCAAGTGAGCTTCGTGAGATCTATCTAAAATCTGACAACTACATTAATGGAGAATATTTTGCACGTCTTTTAAAG GAGGTGGCACATGGTCTGGAGGAGAGTAAGTACCAGTATGCAGAACCTCGTCTCTCCATCTATGGCCGCTCTGCCAGTGAGTGGGAAAGCCTTGCAAAATGGTTCATACAGCAAAAGTTGTACTCGCCCAACCTAAGATGGATGATCCAGGTGCCACGGATATA TGACATTTTCAGATCCAAGAAGATAATTCCAAACTATGCCAAGATGCTTGAGAACATCTTCCTTCCTCTGTATGAGGCTACTGTTAACCCTCAGAAGCACAAGgaaattcatgttttcctgAAATAT GTGACAGGCTTTGACAGTGTGGATGATGAGTCCAAACATAGTGATCACATGTTCTCCTTTAAGAGCCCTAAGCCAGAGGAATGGACCACGGAGGAAAACCCCCCTTACAGTTACTACCTCTTCCATATGTATTCCAACATCATGGTGCTGAACAACCTGCGAag GGAACGTGGCCTATGTACCTTCCAGTTCCGTCCTCACTGTGGAGAAGCAGGCTCCATTACTCACCTGGTGTCAGCCTTCCTCACTGCAGATAACATCTCTCATGGCCTCAACCTAAAGTTT AGTCCTGTTCTGCAGTACCTTTACTACCTTGCCCAGATACCCATTGCCATGTCTCCTCTGAGCAACAACAGCCTGTTCCTTGAGTACTCCAAGAACCCACTAAGGGAGTTCCTCCATAAGGGCCTGTGTGTCTCACTGTCCACTGATGACCCCCTGCAGTTCCACTACACTAAA GAGGCACTAATGGAGGAATATGCTATCGCAGCACAGCTGTGGAAGCTCAGTACGTGTGATGTCTGTGAGATTGCTAGAAACAGCGTCCTACAAAGTGGTATCTCACATCAG GAAAAGAAACATTTCGTAGGTGAGAACTACCTACAGGATGGACCAGAAGGGAACGACATCCGCCGTACCAACGTGGCCCAGATCCGCATGGCCTACAGGCATGAGACCTTGTGCAATGAGCTCAGCTTCCTGGTGGATGCAGTTAAGACTGAGAGCACACTGACTGGACAGACAGTGTGA
- the ampd3b gene encoding AMP deaminase 3b isoform X2, whose product MARVASEDMPRQFQKMSFSEMDEQVKRLAEKVFASALKEENTRDAMSMFTVPEDCPIGLHQAKERELLKGLAEEHSEESIKRKKSFKLIRSQSISLQIPGASEWAMSVVGPLFTPETSKTPFPSNVPEFQRVTISGDYCAGITVEDYEQASKSLLKALLIREKYARLAYHHFPRITAKFIRSASDDTWNEDDDVLPDSTPCPSEGEDPYSMEDIPQNLDYILKMKDGIIYVYDDAEALSKDKPHSLPYPDMETFTIDMTHVLAMIADGPTKTYCHKRLNFLMSKFYLHEMLNEMAELKELKCVPHRDFYNVRKVDTHIHAAACMNQKHLLQFIQDTCNTEGDRVVMEKDGKKLTLKQVFQNLHMDPYDLTVDSLDVHAGRQTFHRFDKFNSKYNPVGASELREIYLKSDNYINGEYFARLLKEVAHGLEESKYQYAEPRLSIYGRSASEWESLAKWFIQQKLYSPNLRWMIQVPRIYDIFRSKKIIPNYAKMLENIFLPLYEATVNPQKHKEIHVFLKYVTGFDSVDDESKHSDHMFSFKSPKPEEWTTEENPPYSYYLFHMYSNIMVLNNLRRERGLCTFQFRPHCGEAGSITHLVSAFLTADNISHGLNLKFSPVLQYLYYLAQIPIAMSPLSNNSLFLEYSKNPLREFLHKGLCVSLSTDDPLQFHYTKEALMEEYAIAAQLWKLSTCDVCEIARNSVLQSGISHQEKKHFVGENYLQDGPEGNDIRRTNVAQIRMAYRHETLCNELSFLVDAVKTESTLTGQTV is encoded by the exons ATGGCAAGGGTGGCTTCAGAAG ACATGCCGCGGCAGTTCCAGAAGATGTCCTTTAGTGAGATGGATGAGCAGGTGAAGCGGCTAGCTGAAAAGGTGTTTGCATCCGCACTAAAAGAGGAGAACACCAGAGATGCCATGTCTATGTTTACCGTGCCTGAGGACTGCCCCATCGGCCTCCATCAGGCTAAGGAGAGAGAGCTGCTCAAAGGGCTGGCTGAGGAACATTCTGAAGAGAGCATCAAAAG GAAGAAGAGTTTTAAGCTGATCCGCTCCCAGTCTATATCTCTTCAGATCCCCGGTGCGTCTGAGTGGGCCATGTCTGTGGTTGGTCCTCTCTTCACCCCAGAGACATCTAAAACTCCTTTCCCAAGCAATGTTCCAGAGTTCCAGAGAGTCACCATCAGTGGAGACTACTGTGCAGGG ATCACAGTTGAAGACTATGAGCAGGCATCAAAAAGCCTGTTGAAAGCATTACTCATAAGGGAAAAATATGCCCGTCTGGCATACCACCATTTTCCCAGAATTACTGCCAAGTTTATAAGGAGTGCCAGTGATGACACATggaatgaagatgatgatgttttGCCAG ATAGCACTCCCTGCCCAAGTGAGGGTGAGGACCCATACAGTATGGAGGACATCCCTCAGAACTTGGACTACATCCTGAAAATGAAGGATGGCATCATATATGTGTATGATGATGCGGAAGCTTTGAGTAAAGACAAACCACACAGTTTACCATACCCTGACATGGAGACCTTCACTATTGACATGACTCATGTCCTTGCCATGATTGCTGATGGACCAAC GAAGACATATTGTCACAAAAGGCTTAACTTCCTTATGTCCAAGTTCTACTTGCATGAGATGTTAAATGAGATGGCAGAGCTGAAGGAATTAAAGTGTGTTCCACACAGGGACTTCTACAATGTCAGGAAG GTGGACACCCACATCCATGCAGCAGCCTGCATGAACCAAAAGCACCTGCTCCAGTTCATCCAGGACACATGTAATACAGAGGGAGATCGAGTGGTGATGGAAAAGGATGGGAAAAAGCTCACACTAAAGCAGGTGTTTCAAAATCTCCACATGGACCCTTACGATCTCACAGTGGATTCGCTGGATGTCCATGCT GGCAGGCAAACGTTCCATCGTTTTGACAAGTTTAATTCCAAATACAACCCAGTAGGTGCAAGTGAGCTTCGTGAGATCTATCTAAAATCTGACAACTACATTAATGGAGAATATTTTGCACGTCTTTTAAAG GAGGTGGCACATGGTCTGGAGGAGAGTAAGTACCAGTATGCAGAACCTCGTCTCTCCATCTATGGCCGCTCTGCCAGTGAGTGGGAAAGCCTTGCAAAATGGTTCATACAGCAAAAGTTGTACTCGCCCAACCTAAGATGGATGATCCAGGTGCCACGGATATA TGACATTTTCAGATCCAAGAAGATAATTCCAAACTATGCCAAGATGCTTGAGAACATCTTCCTTCCTCTGTATGAGGCTACTGTTAACCCTCAGAAGCACAAGgaaattcatgttttcctgAAATAT GTGACAGGCTTTGACAGTGTGGATGATGAGTCCAAACATAGTGATCACATGTTCTCCTTTAAGAGCCCTAAGCCAGAGGAATGGACCACGGAGGAAAACCCCCCTTACAGTTACTACCTCTTCCATATGTATTCCAACATCATGGTGCTGAACAACCTGCGAag GGAACGTGGCCTATGTACCTTCCAGTTCCGTCCTCACTGTGGAGAAGCAGGCTCCATTACTCACCTGGTGTCAGCCTTCCTCACTGCAGATAACATCTCTCATGGCCTCAACCTAAAGTTT AGTCCTGTTCTGCAGTACCTTTACTACCTTGCCCAGATACCCATTGCCATGTCTCCTCTGAGCAACAACAGCCTGTTCCTTGAGTACTCCAAGAACCCACTAAGGGAGTTCCTCCATAAGGGCCTGTGTGTCTCACTGTCCACTGATGACCCCCTGCAGTTCCACTACACTAAA GAGGCACTAATGGAGGAATATGCTATCGCAGCACAGCTGTGGAAGCTCAGTACGTGTGATGTCTGTGAGATTGCTAGAAACAGCGTCCTACAAAGTGGTATCTCACATCAG GAAAAGAAACATTTCGTAGGTGAGAACTACCTACAGGATGGACCAGAAGGGAACGACATCCGCCGTACCAACGTGGCCCAGATCCGCATGGCCTACAGGCATGAGACCTTGTGCAATGAGCTCAGCTTCCTGGTGGATGCAGTTAAGACTGAGAGCACACTGACTGGACAGACAGTGTGA
- the ampd3b gene encoding AMP deaminase 3b isoform X3, which produces MPRQFQKMSFSEMDEQVKRLAEKVFASALKEENTRDAMSMFTVPEDCPIGLHQAKERELLKGLAEEHSEESIKRKKSFKLIRSQSISLQIPGASEWAMSVVGPLFTPETSKTPFPSNVPEFQRVTISGDYCAGITVEDYEQASKSLLKALLIREKYARLAYHHFPRITAKFIRSASDDTWNEDDDVLPDSTPCPSEGEDPYSMEDIPQNLDYILKMKDGIIYVYDDAEALSKDKPHSLPYPDMETFTIDMTHVLAMIADGPTKTYCHKRLNFLMSKFYLHEMLNEMAELKELKCVPHRDFYNVRKVDTHIHAAACMNQKHLLQFIQDTCNTEGDRVVMEKDGKKLTLKQVFQNLHMDPYDLTVDSLDVHAGRQTFHRFDKFNSKYNPVGASELREIYLKSDNYINGEYFARLLKEVAHGLEESKYQYAEPRLSIYGRSASEWESLAKWFIQQKLYSPNLRWMIQVPRIYDIFRSKKIIPNYAKMLENIFLPLYEATVNPQKHKEIHVFLKYVTGFDSVDDESKHSDHMFSFKSPKPEEWTTEENPPYSYYLFHMYSNIMVLNNLRRERGLCTFQFRPHCGEAGSITHLVSAFLTADNISHGLNLKFSPVLQYLYYLAQIPIAMSPLSNNSLFLEYSKNPLREFLHKGLCVSLSTDDPLQFHYTKEALMEEYAIAAQLWKLSTCDVCEIARNSVLQSGISHQEKKHFVGENYLQDGPEGNDIRRTNVAQIRMAYRHETLCNELSFLVDAVKTESTLTGQTV; this is translated from the exons ATGCCGCGGCAGTTCCAGAAGATGTCCTTTAGTGAGATGGATGAGCAGGTGAAGCGGCTAGCTGAAAAGGTGTTTGCATCCGCACTAAAAGAGGAGAACACCAGAGATGCCATGTCTATGTTTACCGTGCCTGAGGACTGCCCCATCGGCCTCCATCAGGCTAAGGAGAGAGAGCTGCTCAAAGGGCTGGCTGAGGAACATTCTGAAGAGAGCATCAAAAG GAAGAAGAGTTTTAAGCTGATCCGCTCCCAGTCTATATCTCTTCAGATCCCCGGTGCGTCTGAGTGGGCCATGTCTGTGGTTGGTCCTCTCTTCACCCCAGAGACATCTAAAACTCCTTTCCCAAGCAATGTTCCAGAGTTCCAGAGAGTCACCATCAGTGGAGACTACTGTGCAGGG ATCACAGTTGAAGACTATGAGCAGGCATCAAAAAGCCTGTTGAAAGCATTACTCATAAGGGAAAAATATGCCCGTCTGGCATACCACCATTTTCCCAGAATTACTGCCAAGTTTATAAGGAGTGCCAGTGATGACACATggaatgaagatgatgatgttttGCCAG ATAGCACTCCCTGCCCAAGTGAGGGTGAGGACCCATACAGTATGGAGGACATCCCTCAGAACTTGGACTACATCCTGAAAATGAAGGATGGCATCATATATGTGTATGATGATGCGGAAGCTTTGAGTAAAGACAAACCACACAGTTTACCATACCCTGACATGGAGACCTTCACTATTGACATGACTCATGTCCTTGCCATGATTGCTGATGGACCAAC GAAGACATATTGTCACAAAAGGCTTAACTTCCTTATGTCCAAGTTCTACTTGCATGAGATGTTAAATGAGATGGCAGAGCTGAAGGAATTAAAGTGTGTTCCACACAGGGACTTCTACAATGTCAGGAAG GTGGACACCCACATCCATGCAGCAGCCTGCATGAACCAAAAGCACCTGCTCCAGTTCATCCAGGACACATGTAATACAGAGGGAGATCGAGTGGTGATGGAAAAGGATGGGAAAAAGCTCACACTAAAGCAGGTGTTTCAAAATCTCCACATGGACCCTTACGATCTCACAGTGGATTCGCTGGATGTCCATGCT GGCAGGCAAACGTTCCATCGTTTTGACAAGTTTAATTCCAAATACAACCCAGTAGGTGCAAGTGAGCTTCGTGAGATCTATCTAAAATCTGACAACTACATTAATGGAGAATATTTTGCACGTCTTTTAAAG GAGGTGGCACATGGTCTGGAGGAGAGTAAGTACCAGTATGCAGAACCTCGTCTCTCCATCTATGGCCGCTCTGCCAGTGAGTGGGAAAGCCTTGCAAAATGGTTCATACAGCAAAAGTTGTACTCGCCCAACCTAAGATGGATGATCCAGGTGCCACGGATATA TGACATTTTCAGATCCAAGAAGATAATTCCAAACTATGCCAAGATGCTTGAGAACATCTTCCTTCCTCTGTATGAGGCTACTGTTAACCCTCAGAAGCACAAGgaaattcatgttttcctgAAATAT GTGACAGGCTTTGACAGTGTGGATGATGAGTCCAAACATAGTGATCACATGTTCTCCTTTAAGAGCCCTAAGCCAGAGGAATGGACCACGGAGGAAAACCCCCCTTACAGTTACTACCTCTTCCATATGTATTCCAACATCATGGTGCTGAACAACCTGCGAag GGAACGTGGCCTATGTACCTTCCAGTTCCGTCCTCACTGTGGAGAAGCAGGCTCCATTACTCACCTGGTGTCAGCCTTCCTCACTGCAGATAACATCTCTCATGGCCTCAACCTAAAGTTT AGTCCTGTTCTGCAGTACCTTTACTACCTTGCCCAGATACCCATTGCCATGTCTCCTCTGAGCAACAACAGCCTGTTCCTTGAGTACTCCAAGAACCCACTAAGGGAGTTCCTCCATAAGGGCCTGTGTGTCTCACTGTCCACTGATGACCCCCTGCAGTTCCACTACACTAAA GAGGCACTAATGGAGGAATATGCTATCGCAGCACAGCTGTGGAAGCTCAGTACGTGTGATGTCTGTGAGATTGCTAGAAACAGCGTCCTACAAAGTGGTATCTCACATCAG GAAAAGAAACATTTCGTAGGTGAGAACTACCTACAGGATGGACCAGAAGGGAACGACATCCGCCGTACCAACGTGGCCCAGATCCGCATGGCCTACAGGCATGAGACCTTGTGCAATGAGCTCAGCTTCCTGGTGGATGCAGTTAAGACTGAGAGCACACTGACTGGACAGACAGTGTGA